In the genome of Methanoculleus sp. SDB, the window CGACGATCACCTCCATTCCGGCACCGGCGAAGGCCTCGATGACATAGGTGATCATGGGCTTTTCGCAGATGGTGACAAGCGGCTTTTCACCCATGTTCAGCCGGCTGCCCACCCCTCCCGCCATGATCAGCGCACGCATGATCGGAGCGCCTCCACGAGCATCCGGTTCTCCTCCCGCCGCCGCACGGCGACGCGGATCGCCTTCGGCAGCCCGAATGACGTGCAGTCCCGCACGAGGATGCCTGCCGCCCGCATGGCGGTTGCGACAGCCTCCGCCGGGCGATCACAGTGGAGGAGGATGAAATTCGTGCCCGACGTCTCGAACCGGATGTCTTCATCACGAAATGCGGTGCACAGCCACTCACGTTCACGGGTAATGAGCCGGCGCGACTCTTCGAGCATATCGTAGTGGTGCAATGCCTCGAGTGCATAGGATTCGGCGATGGTATTGACCGTCCATGGCGGGCGCATGACCTCCATGCGTTCGATAAGATCGGGATCGCCGCAGCCGAAACCGAACCTGATGCCCGGCACGGAGAATGCCTTTGTCAGCGATCTGAGAACAAAGGCGTTCTCCGTCCTGACATCCGCAACGCTCTGTGCGGGATCGGAGAGCTCGATGAATGCCTCGTCAACGAAGAGCAGATGACCCCCGGTCTCGGCTTCCCCGATCATCTCGATCAGCCCGGATCGCGGGATGAGGCGGCCGGTGGGATTGTTCGGATTGCAGACAAACCTGACCCGGGCACCGGCGCCGTCGATACGCCCTCCTGCAAGACAGGCCGAAAGCGCGTATTCACCGAAGGTCGGGGTAGCTATCGAGACCGGCGTGCCGGGCGTCACGGCCACATGGCAGAACGTCCTGATGATCTCCACCGAACCGTTGCCGACACAGATCTCCTCGGTGCGCCTGCCGGCAAGGCGCGCATACCCCTCCTTGAGCTGCCCGTACGTATCGTCGGGATACTCCGCGAGGAGTGCGGGGTCGAAAATCCAGTCAAATTCGGGAGGGAACGGGTTAAAATTGGCACTGAAGTCGATATAGTCGTGAAGGGCACCCTCCCCCCCGGGAGGTATTCTGCCCCCATGTACGACCTTTTTGTAGATTCCTGAATGCACCGCTTGCGTCCCTCCTTTTTAAAAATATTAGCGATTCTCCGATAAAACGGTTGTGAGTTGCCGATAATCACAATGCACAAAGTATAAATACTGCCGGGTAATAAGAAGATTTGTCTGATGAAGTCAGGCGGAGAGGTGTCATATGTCTGACATAAAGCAGACAATTGACTGCCATATGTCAGATTGAGTGATTCAGGATGATGGAGCGAATTACAATCCGTTTGCCCCCCCAGCAGGTAGCCATGCTGGAAAAGCTGGTCGAAGCAGGTGAATTTCCGACGGTATCGGAAGCGGTAAGGTATGCCGTCCGGGAACTCATCGAAAAGCACGGGAACCGTGCCCTGAGGGACAGCGAACAGATTTCATTTGAAGTGTAGGGGAGTTATCGCAATGCAGTCTGTAATACGGGAAGATGCTCGACGGCGCACCGAGTTGGAAGAATTAATCAGCCGGGGATTGCAGGACGTTGATTTCCTTACTATCATTGAGAATCACCCGAACAATGTGTTGGGAGAAGGAAAGACTTACCGATAGTTCAGAAAGGAGGTTTAGGATGCAGACTATTATTAACGAGGCACTAAGGCACGCTGAGAATGAAAAACAGAACCGCAGTTTCCAGAACGAAGAGGAAGATGACTTCCTCGGCCAGCCGCGGATTGTCATCGTGGGATGCGGAGGCGCCGGAAACAACACGATCAACCGGCTGTACCACATGAAGGTGAACGGCGCGGAAACGATTGCATTAAACACGGACAAACAGCACCTTGAGATGATCCAGGCTGACAAGCGCGTTCTGGTCGGCAAGTCGCTCACGAAGGGTCTTGGGGCCGGCGGCTTCCCCGACGTCGGGAAGCGTGCGGCCGAGATGGCGCGGACAACACTCGAGAATCTGCTGGAAGATGCCGATCTCTGTTTCGTCACCGCCGGAATGGGTGGCGGCACCGGCACGGGAGCGGCCCCCGTGGTTGCCCAGATCGCGAAGGAGCAGGGTGCGATCGTCGTCGGCATGGTCAGCTATCCCTTCCAGGTCGAGAAGGCACGGCTCCTGCGTGCGGAAGACGGACTTGAGGCGCTTGCCAATGCAGCCGATTCGGTCATCGTCCTCGACAACAACCGGCTCATGAACTTCGTTCCGAACCTTCCGCTCGGACAGGCATTCTCGGTCAT includes:
- a CDS encoding cell division protein FtsZ (GTPase; similar structure to tubulin; forms ring-shaped polymers at the site of cell division; other proteins such as FtsA, ZipA, and ZapA, interact with and regulate FtsZ function), which encodes MQTIINEALRHAENEKQNRSFQNEEEDDFLGQPRIVIVGCGGAGNNTINRLYHMKVNGAETIALNTDKQHLEMIQADKRVLVGKSLTKGLGAGGFPDVGKRAAEMARTTLENLLEDADLCFVTAGMGGGTGTGAAPVVAQIAKEQGAIVVGMVSYPFQVEKARLLRAEDGLEALANAADSVIVLDNNRLMNFVPNLPLGQAFSVMDQLIAETVKGISETITEPSLINIDYADVRAIMSKGGVAVMLVGESKQQNKAESVVHECLNHPLLDIDYRGATGSLIHITGGNDLTLQDAEEIASSLTYELDAHADVIWGARVNSDYEGKVRVMAIMTGVKSAQILGQRHGVAEPASRFNSRSSASPKRAAADSTSGTGLIDFIR
- a CDS encoding transcriptional regulator; the encoded protein is MMERITIRLPPQQVAMLEKLVEAGEFPTVSEAVRYAVRELIEKHGNRALRDSEQISFEV